The following proteins are co-located in the Microbulbifer sp. VAAF005 genome:
- a CDS encoding glutathione S-transferase family protein gives MKIYEFAAAPNCRRVRMFMAEKGVDIEYVTVDIAKGENLTAEYGNKNILKKVPLLELEDGTHISESAAIQRYIEELHPEPPLFGRNAKEKAQVEMWNRRADFNMMYHIAMNFQHVTGFFKDRMNVYPEFGKDCGKEAMKFIGILNDHLSDHQYLVEDYFSVADIAMVTCMDFGKIQDLRPNTEEHPHVVRWREQLKERPSFKA, from the coding sequence ACGTGTTCGCATGTTTATGGCAGAAAAAGGTGTGGATATCGAATATGTAACAGTAGATATCGCTAAAGGGGAAAACCTTACAGCAGAGTATGGGAATAAGAATATTTTGAAAAAAGTTCCTTTACTGGAGCTTGAGGACGGCACACATATTTCCGAATCAGCCGCCATTCAACGATATATTGAAGAACTACATCCAGAGCCCCCTCTATTTGGCAGAAATGCAAAAGAAAAGGCTCAGGTTGAAATGTGGAATCGTCGTGCTGATTTCAACATGATGTATCACATTGCTATGAATTTTCAGCATGTAACTGGTTTCTTTAAAGACCGGATGAACGTTTATCCAGAGTTTGGGAAGGACTGCGGCAAGGAGGCCATGAAATTTATTGGCATCCTTAACGATCATTTATCAGATCATCAATACTTGGTTGAAGACTACTTCTCCGTAGCAGATATTGCCATGGTGACCTGCATGGACTTCGGAAAGATTCAGGACTTACGACCCAATACTGAAGAGCACCCCCACGTAGTCCGCTGGCGTGAACAACTTAAAGAGCGCCCCAGTTTTAAAGCTTAA